AAGTGCCCGATATTGATGCTGTGGTAAAACTTGTTGTTAAAGAAAGAGATTCAGGTGATACATTATCTTGTTTACAAGCcaatttttccaatggTAAAACTATTAGTCAAACCGGAGTTAAATGGGCCACCGCATGTATTGCTGGTTTAGGATTGATTGTGGCTGCTATGTTGTCTACTTTTGGAAATTCTAATGCTGCTTCCCACATTTCGGctaattcattatcactTTTCCTTTATTTCCAaagtgttgttgttgtttcaatgCAAGCAGTTGAAAGAGTCCCACCAATTGCCAGTGCTTGGTCAGAAAATTTAGCTTGGTCAATGGGATTAATTCGTATTCAATTTATGCAAAATATTTTCCGTTGGTATATTCAACTGACTGGAGGTTCACCAACAACATATTTTATTTCGTCAACCAAACAAGTTTTAGTACAAAAACACAAGAGATCTTTAGATTATGTTGCTGGTGTGGCTAAAAGATCTTTAGAATATGCTTTACGTTCACATAGTAATTTATATGTGTTGCGTGgtattaaaagaattgggtataattccaaaattgaaCCAACATCTATTGTTGCCACTGGATACACTTGGTTTGTGTTAATTGGATATTTATTAGTGGtattattggtattggtgAAATCAGtgattatattattaactcgtgccaaaaaaattaatccAAGAACTTTTAATTCCTTCCGTGGAAGTTTCCccaatttaattaaagGATCTCTTTTAAGATATATTGCCATTGGATCGactcaattgataatattttccTTATGGGAATTCACTCAAAATGATTCACCGGCTATGGTTGTTTTAGCAGTGttatttgtattattattattgggGGTGTTGGGATGGTCATATTTCAATGTTATGAAAATTGGAAGACAATCCATTAGAACTTATAATAATCCCGCAGCATTATTATATGGTGATAATAAAGTATTACAAAAATGGGGGTTCTGTTATACAATGTTTCACGCCAACAAATATTGGTTTGGTGTTGTACTCATGGGATATAATGTTTTCAAAGCATTATTTATTGCTTTTTGTCAAGATGCCGGTAAAGTTTCTGTTTTACCGATTTTTGTTGCTGATTTAGCTTAtacaatttatttgatttggaCGGGACCTTATTTGaataaaccaacaaatgttatcaattatatgaTGTCAATTGTCACCACcattaattcatttttatttttatttttctctGATTTATTTGGTCAACCAGCTCCTGTGGCATCTATTATGGGATGggtatttttcattttaaaTGCTGCcttttcattgattttattgattttggtcattgtatttgtattattatcagTAATGTCGAAGAATCCTGATGCTAGATTTGCTCCTGCTAAAGATGATAGATTTTCATTCCAAAGAAAATCTTCAATCAAACACAAGAGTTTAACTGAAAAAACTGGATTTAGTAATACAAATGGAGGTCACGGTGGcgttggtggtggtgatgaagaattgacaGCATTAGGAGTAGCAGCACAAGATCATTCAGCTGATTGGGAATCACAAATGTACAAACttaatgatttatcattagatgaagaagatgattcAAGAACAAATCAAGATTTTGTCAGACCAGATAAAACTCGTGAACTAACATCagattatgatgatgacaCTAGTTTCACTAATGAAGATAATACTCGTGTTGtcaataatgaagaagataagaataaaaaattggctgaaaaatggaaatcaaaaatatctAGAAAATTGtcgaaaaagaaatcactaaaagataaaaacaataatactcCCACcactactaataataacatAACTACAGTAAGAAGATTGAGTGATACATTGCTTAATGATGAAAGAGATTCAAATGAGAAACgtgaagaaaatgatgaattgtCACCAATAACACATCCttataatcaatcaacatcatttaataatcatAAACGTGAACATTCTACAACTTCAACTATATCAAATAACAACCCAACCCACACCAAAGGATTTATATAAATGTGAGTTTAGCTCATCCCCtccattttatttttttttaattattgtaTTAATAGAGTTTATGATTTAATTCCTAATtgtttttatatatatatatatatatatatattaatttaGGAATTGATTGGTTTTTATCTTGATAATTGTCGTATGTATAAAaaaccaataataaaaaagatgTTTTATGAATCATCTCTTTATTCTTTATTCTCTATTCTATATCATTCCaaaatctttcaatttgggttaatatttgatttgatatttttctatctattgttgataaccataaatgaattttttgagTCCAAGTAATATCTTGTAAAAATTCTTCCATATCAGGATTTTCCCTTTCATTAGCTTTATTATAcagttttattaattgattgaaatctATTGGTGATATAAGTTTATTTAATAAGTCACTAGATAAAGCAATGGCTCGACttattaaatgaatatCGGCTTCAAGATATACATAATTTTCATTGacttcaatttttgttgcCCAAGAATCTTTAAACATATCAGGGGTTTCACTAGTTGAAAATCGTAAATTTAATGGTGTCAGAGTGGTTAAATAAGGAATGGTTTGAATGATCCCAGGGTTGActatattatataatttattttcaaaccATTGAGTTGTAGAATCTTCAGCAATTAATGGAGATATTGgtcttgataaatttggatcacattgaatttgtatttgttgaaaaattaaatccaGTGATGTAAATTGATggaaaatttgttgttttaaatCCATTGGTAATATACATTCAAATAATCCTCCAACAAATGTATGAGGCatataaaaatcaaatttccGTTTAGCATATTTTTTACGTCGAGCCATTTTATAACATACTAGATTTTTCGATTCCCATTGTAATGAAGCTTGAGGATCTTTTGTCATCATTAAATCTTCTTGATGgagatttttatttttaccAGTATATTCTAACCATTTCCCATTAgtcaatttttctaattgtatatcaatttttttacgTAATAATCGAGATAATTTATTCCCCTTATACATTATAAACCCAAATATCCCAATTATGAAATCATCAGTTTCTTCAGTATTATGATAATCTTGGGTTTCAGGGTCTCCAATGGTGTCATGATCCGGTAACGTTAACATTTCACCTAATTTAGGTTTCAACATACAAAATGGTTTCCCCCAATCAATTTTCCCACTGGAATCAGTTCGAATAACTTTTTGATAATCTAATTGACCATGATTACAATGTGATATGGTAATGAAATGCATAGAAACAGGCAATGTATAACCCGatattttatattgacGAGTGATTTTAAACCCCGTGAACGGGAAAAATGGTGTCAGTTGTTTAGGATTACAAATCTTGTGTTGTTGATTGtaaaataatttacaatGTATAAGGGGAATGTTATATAGTAAGAAgtgaataataaatagtACTTTATCCATAGCGGGTAGAAAGAACAACTAATAGACCACTCttaaaacaattggaaTCCATTTTGCAACCACAAGAACAAAATTAGAAAGtttataattaaattagtCGCGTGATATTCACgtgatatatatatatgtatatatatatttttttttctttaatattTTGTAATGAGATGAGATGTGAAACAtaaactatttttttttttattttcattaataacCTCCCTCTTTACCCTCCAATCTGCCACACCATCAtggatcaacaacaacaatctaATAAAGCCCATAGAGGTGGCACTAAGAAACCAGGagctaaaaagaaattacaTCAAGATggacaaaacaaaaaggcTTTTGCCGTATCAGCACCAAGAAAATTGGAACGTATGGCCAGAAGATCCCATGATgtcaatgaaaaaaaattacatgTACCAATGGTTGACCGTACCCCTGATGATGATCCACCACCAGTTATTATAGCTGTTGTGGGACCACCAGGCACGGGGAAGTCAacattaataaaatcattaattagAAGATTAACGAAAACAACGTTAACGGAAATCAATGGACCCATAACTGTTGTTAGTGGGAAAAGAAGACGATTAACATTTATTGAagttaataatgatttaaattcTATGATTGATATTGCTAAAGTAGCCGatttagtattattattgattgatggGAATTATGGATTAGAAATGGAAACTATggaatttttaaatattgCTCAACATCATGGTATGCCCAGAGTTTTAGGTGTTGCTACTCATTTagatttatttaaatctCAACTGACATTACGTACTAGTaaaaaaagattgaaaCATAGATTTTGGACTGAAGTTTATCAAGGAGccaaattattttatttatcaGGAGTCATTAATGGTCGTTACCCAGATCGagaaattttaaatttatcaagattTATATCAGTGATGAAATTTAGACCATTAAAATGGAGAAATGAACATCCTTATTTATTAGCTGATAGAATTACTGATTTGACTCATCCACAAAAAATCGCTGAAAATTCTAAATGTGATCGTAAAGTGGCAATTTATGGTTATTTACATGGTACTCCATTACCCGTTGAAAATGCTCATATACATATAGCTGGTGTTGGTGATCATTATGTACATTCAGTGGAAAAATTGCCTGATCCATGTCCAACTCCTTATTATGAAcaaaaattagaagaattggaaagagaaagagtGAAAAATGCTGCAGCATCAGGTGAACCATTAGCTAAAACTACtagaagaaggaaaagattagaagataaacaaaaaatcatttatgCTCCAATGTCTGATGTTGGTGGAGTTTTAGTTGATAAAGATGCCGTTTATATAGATGTTGGTGGTAaagaaatttataaaaCTGGTACTGGTACTTCTGAACTTAAAGGTGAAGGTGAAAAACTTGTTAATGATTTACAAGAAATATCTCAAACCATGACTGAAAGATTAGAAGATGGACCTGGTTTACAATTATTTTCAAGTTCCAAAGCATTAAATCaagttgatgaagatgataacaatgaagaagaagatgatgatgatgacgagGAAGGACTTTTATCTGATGAAGAAACCATTGTTGATACTGGTCGTTCATCTTTAAGAAAAGCTAGAGTTTATGGAAAATCTGTTagtgaagatgatgaatttgatgaacTTGAATCTGATGAAGAACAGGATGGAGATCAATttagtgatgatgaagataaagCGGAAAATAACTTAAAGAGTAGAGGTATGGTTGAAGTCGATTTTGGTAGtaacaacaaatacaaagaaaatgatttgGAATATGTGGAAGACTCCTCATTATCATCAGATGAAgattattataaaaaatCTGCTGCCAAGTTGACTGCATCAGTTAGAAGGAAATGGgatatcaataaattgatttatttaaagGATATTGATGCTAAAGAGGtgataaaaaaatggaGAAATAATGATGTTCAAgatgacgacgacgacgatgatgaagaagaagaagaagacatTGAACAAGATGATcaagatttttttgttaaaaagaaagttcAAGATGATAAAGAAGATTTAGATACTTCTTTACCACGTTTCCCTACACTTGAAGCATTAAAAGCAAAATTCAATCCTAACACTAtagatgaaaataatagtgatgatgaatatgAAAATGGTTACaagattttaaaatcaCGATTATTAGTTGCACCAAAAGTGACTGATGAAACTgaagaaggaaaagaaataaaagaaaataatgatgatgatgatgaattatatggtgattttgaagatttagAAGCTACTGAAAATCAAGACCAAGAAGAGGAGCAAAACAAGAGTACAAAAACAGCAGAAGATGAGGACGATTTTGCTGATTTTGAtgctgaagaagaaaaggaagaagaagaagatgatgataacGTAGATGAAGAATCAATGACTactgaagaaaaaagacAATTAAATGCAGCTAAAAAAGccaaattaaaaatgcagtttgaagaagaagaagatagaGAATTTGGAGCTAGTGACCCTGAAGATGAATCAGAAACCTGGTAtgaatatcaaaaaaataaaatggcCAAACAATTAGAAATCAATAAAGTTCAATATGAAGAAATGACACCAGAAATGagaatcaaaattgaaGGTTATCGAGCTGGATCATATGTTAAAATtgtatttgataatattcCATGTGAAttcattgataattttgatcCAACATATCCTTTAGTATTAGGTGGATTATTAGCCACTGAATCTAGATTTGGGATAATGAATGCGAGAATAAGACGTCATAGATGgcataaaaaaatattgaaatcacAAGATCCATTGATTTTATCATTAGGTTGGCGTCGATTCCAAACATTACCAATTTATACCACTAGTGATTCTCGAACTAGAAATAGAATGTTGAAATATACTCCAGAACATGCTTATTGTTTTGCTTCATTCTACGGTCCCCTTGTGGCACCTAATACCACTTTTGTGGGGtttaatattgttgatagtAAATCTACTACTGGTGCATTTAGAGTGGCTGCTAGTGGGATTATTGAAGATATTAATTCTAGTGTTGAAATtgtcaaaaaattgaaattggtaGGGTATCCATATAAAATATTCCGTAATACTGCATTTATCAAAGATATgttttctaattctttaGAAGTTGCTAAATTTGAAGGTGCACAAATTAGAACTGTGTCAGGAATTAGAGGAGAAATCAAACGTGCATTATCAAAACCTGATGGCTATTTTAGAGCCACTTTTGAAGATAAAATTCTTATGTCAGATacaatatttttgaaaacttggTATCCTGTCaaagtgaaaaaattttataacCCTGTCAcgtcattattattaggtCAACATTCAGAATGGAAAGGTATGAGATTAACTGGACAAGTTAGAGctgatgaaaatattgCAACTCCATTAAATGTTGATTCTCAATATAAAAAAGTCGAAAGAGTGGAAAGAAGATTTAATCCATTGAAAGTACCTAAATCAATTCAAGCCGAATTACCATTTAAATCTCAAATTCATACTATGAAAccacaaaagaaaaagactTATATGAGTAAACGTGCCGTTGTATTAGGAggagaagaaaagaaggcTCGTGATTTGAtgcaaaaaataaatagtattagaaaggaaaaagatACCAAGAGAAAAGCCAAGAAGGATGAGaaatttaaagaaaaattgaaaaagattgCTAAAACTGAAGAACTtagaaaagagaaagaacgtgaaagaaagaaagattaTTTCAGTAAAGAAgggaagaaaagaaagttgGGATCTAGTGATGGTCAGGCATTTGGTAAAAAGCAAAGAGTTTAAGTAAGTGTGTAAAAAGTTAACAGTAATCTATATTAATCTAGCCAGATAGGAAATGTTAAACATGTAGAAATTGTAACCCCATCAGTTAGGTTTCATGGGATATGACAGATACCATCACTTTTTTAAGAACCTGCATAGTCACAACCTCAAGCAGTATAGAACAGAAGGATAATATAAAGTTTGATGTCATTGCGTTATtacttcatcatcaccctattgttattttgtGTAGAGTGACGATTGTATTTGCACCGCCTGCAGTGTTGTTTGATTCGTTGCTTAAGCCATTCCTTCCTGCCTCTATCAGGAAGTGTCACTGGAAGATTTATACTTTAGTTCACCTCAATAGcttatttcaaaaaaggTACACCCTAACACACCTCATTAAAAGATCACATCATACCATCTAAGCTTATATGAATGACTAAATTGAAAGTTTAATAAAACTACACTAAATGACAACAAAACCAAGAGCAaccattttgttttttttttagctGCAAAATGATACAACCTGATTTACCACATTCACAACACCTTGGTCATTTATAGtatttcttattattaaacTGAATGATTGCGCTTTGGATTATCATCATTGCTCATAATTGCTTTCCTATTGTCTTGTTAAGAGGAAGACATTGATAATTATGTTGCATAATTTATGTATTGCTATGATAGTGTTGGGTGTGAATTTTATTGTACCaagatattattttttttttggggtgCTACATGCATAGAAAACAGGAGAAATAGGAAGAAAAGTTatgatattgaattaaCCAACAAGGTATGTTTTTCACGtcattgatgatttaatgGATATCGTAGCCAAGTCCAAATAAGCaactgcaaaaaaaaaaactagaCAACTAACTTCTTGTTCTGGATTTATTTGTTAGTTGAGTATTGTATTGTAGGCGTGTCGACAACTCAACAAATAATTAGTGGCGGTGGTGGGTGGTGGGTGGTAGTGGAACCACGAATATTTAGTTCCCAAAATCAACGAAAACGTAGTTGTTTTCAATGGAATGTAAGAATACAAATCTTTTGGGTATTTAAACGAGTCATATTGAGTGGACTTGTCAACGCGTAAATTCAACTCAACAACCAATTTTCTATCACGAGcccaaaaaacaaagaggTTTTGTGTTAGTTCCACTGAtaaccactactactacctACTTCTACCACTATAGTAATAATTCAATCTCTTGTGAGAAATTGACACCACTATTTAGGGGTGATATAACTTTAGTTATAGTTATGGTTacatttttagtttttctttcctcTAGTacattagaaaaaaaagggggatGAAAGTTTAGacattaataattgtataattcaattatggATCAAATCTGAAAAAGATTCACAAACTTACAATTTAGAATATTCTCTATACGAGAAGTCCTCTAGATTGTGAACATCATAAAAAGATTAGAGTCTCTTGATGTATACTTATTATCACATGTATTAGTAACTATCCTGCTCTTTCAtacaaagaaaataaatttcataagtttgattttgtagATTTGActatttgataataataattaatagGGTTCTTCTTCTTAAATTAcactaaaagaaaatttgtGCTGGCTGTAAACTAAAATTTAGATCGCATTGTTTCACGCCAGGTTCACACACACACTTACCAACTTCAACCAACAACCCTTTTATCCTTCTACACACAGATGAACATCTATACGATTATGTTAAATTGTACAATGCAATAATGGTTACTACCCTATACTACACAAAGATTCTTGGGCTAtgtgaaattgaatttattttgaaaatttttgacATTGGCCAGAATGTGGACATTTGGTTTTCCCTCTTGTATTGTGTGTATAAAGAAAGTGTCACTCAACTTGCctaattataatttcatcatatCTTTCACAGGACATAACCACTTGTCTTAGAGAAAGTGTGTGTACTTGTAGAAGTAGTGTGACATAAACTTCACACTCAACAATTGCTCTAGCTAAGATATCAACACACACAATCGTTTAACTCATATCAGGAACAGGTCCTTcttaatttattttatttttagttcAACACCcctaaataaaaaaataacccACAAGAGATTTACTACATAACCAATTTACATACACAACGGATATAAGCCAACTCAGggtgtaaaaaaaaaaagaaaaaatttgctTTAAGCCATGTAACCAATGCGGTCCCGCTATTTTCAACTTATTTTATTACAATTATCAAGCCATTGATCAGCGCATAATAGGAATTGAAAGCAATTAACTCTTTGAACAATGCACACAAGCACCAATAAAAAGGGTAACAACCTACATTTGATTCTATTGAATGACTAAATTTGCTATTTCTTGCGCTGTAGGTACTTTCCCATAAAGAAGGCTTTTGTTATTGCTgatgacaataataaatagaaCAGAGGGGTTTACAAGATAATAgcaaataattattattttctatgtttgtgtttgtgtAGTACTAAGGATGTCCTCTATACGGAGATATTCAAGAGGTGTGGCTACTGATTGGTTAGAGATGATGAGTTTGTGAAAATAAATAGGTGATCAAGATTACCTACATATTTGTGCATGGGTAGAAACTCACCAGATAAAATTAACTCTTGAAACTACACAAAGCAAGATTTCATGCATTACAGTTTCCCTTACTGTTCACTTCCTCTAAACAACTACcacaactactactaccactactacaactaatcaaacaatgttcaagaaattaattcATAGATAGTAGAGAATATTCTAAATAATTAGTAAATTAGTAGACAAACTTATTCCTTATAATTATGTACAATATTCACATTATACTTTTAGTTGTAATTGTAGTTTGTGTTGTTCTTGTATATTATTTACCATCGTCAattgtttgtattttttttttgagttGACTACCACAAACTTTTTATAAACTAAAGGTTAATTAATACATACATTATCATACCCTACTTACATACTTTACacaattatatatatatatatataagaaAACCCGATTATCgattttcaataatctttttaaaatttttttaatatcttCTTTCACTTATTAACAtttactattactacttCTACTTTATACACTTTATACCATtaatatttcattattcaattcaatataatttgCATActtttaactttttttcGTTTCCACTCATACAATTTTCTACCACCACTTGGTAccactattattattaatctATGGCGACTACAACTAAaacgaaaaagaagaaattagtTTATAGACAAGATCCCGATGGGGTATTTCgattaaagaaaatagaCGACAACAATTCTATAAAATCAGTTGATTTGGccaataagaaaaaagaggtggataattatttaaatgaattaattgattgttcttatagtattgttgatgatattcCCGATAAGGAAATTGCAcgagaagaagaagaagaaaaaattatccACGAAATCCCAAACCCTCCTTCTACACAACCAGAACCAGaaccaaaaccaacaacaattaaaaaagtTAAACCAACTACTGTAAATACTTCTTCGAAAAATCTTACGATCAAGCCAGCATCCACTCCGCCTCAACCTGCTGTTGTTATTACTGAAAAAATAGCGGAGTCTAAAACATCTCCACCTACACCACCTACCACACTTCCAGAAGcacaaccaccacaagaagaaaataaaaccCAGGAGCAAGAAACACCAATAACGAAAATTCCATCCCCTACAGATTTTGTTACACACGAAGAAACTGAAGAGAATATAGTAGAAGAAGTAATCATACCTGCAAAACCATCAATAATGTCTACAATACATGAATTTTTACGTTTTCATATTCctagttttgtttttggaaTAATAGCTACAGTTATAGGAACTCGATataaagatgaaattatttatgGTGCAATTGGATTGACTGTACTTGCTACTGGTTTAGCAATAGTGGGTGTTTTAGGATTATGTCTTTGTTTACATCTTGGTTTGGTAAAACAATCTGATTTGAAAGTACTTGATCGatatattgatattttaaaatttagAGCAACAGAAGAAAGACCCCAAGAAAAGATTGTCATTAATGAAGAAGTTGTGGCTGAACCGGAACCGGAACCAGAACCAGAATCTCAACCAGTGGAAACTTctgaagaagttgaaatGGAAGAATTAGCTCCAGCTCCAGCACCACAAGCAGAACCTGAACCTGAACAATATGTTGTTCATGACACTGAGGTTATACGTGAAATTCCTATTGAACCACAACCTAAGCTTTATCAGCCAAAACTCAAACGAAACCTGCATTCAAAAACCACTCCTATTCTTGTAAAGGATCCACAAGAAACTGGATATCAACCATTAGAGGAACCACAACCACCTAAACCCAGGAggaaatcatcaacaataagaGTCACTCCATATGTATATGAACCTAGAGAACCTCGAAAATACAGTGTAATACCTACTAGTAACACAATTCCATTACCAGGAGATTCACCAACGAAAACCACTAAACATAAACTTGTCCATCCTAAACCAATGTTACAAAGAATACAAACAGAACCCATTAAAGAAGTTTCAAGAAGAAATTCTAAAAGAAGTACTGGGTCAGCATcaccaacatcaacaagaaGTGATCCATATTACTTATTACAAAATGCCCcacaacatcatcaacatcaacaacaacatattTTTAAAGAACGAACTCATGAAATACCACCAcaagttttcaaaactaaAGATTTACCTAATTTACCACATCAAGCTGAAGAATTAccatttattaatgaagTAAGATTAGTTGATGCAGTaagtgatgatgaatcaGATATGATAATTCCAATGGAAGCTCCTACGAGTCATTATACTGGCGGTGGTGGTCATGGTCATGgtgttgataataatatttacaGAAATCAAAGTACAAAGAGTAAACAAAGTGTTTTAGGAACCAGAGCAAATTATAGAAGATTTGTATCTAATGTCGATAATGATTATGAgtattaattgttttagtAGAGAAGGCGCCGATGGGGGAGGGGAAGAAGGTCCCAATTTTTTGtccatatatatattttttgtttattaataatagtatTGGAGATTATCTATTTTATATAGGGTATTTATATAACGTTTAtagtgtttttttttaaaaaaaaaatgattaaAAGGGTTCTTTCAAAAGTATTCAGAGATATACCTATAAACAAGAGTATTACAATTATTGTGAAACGTTCCCTCCCTCccatatttatatatatatggtCGTGTGAAATACACAAATGGTTTAACAGAATAATTTTGCGAGgtcgaaaaaaaaaacacccacccaccaccaagaaattttgaaaaaaaaacaaaacaagcCATACCCAATACGTGAATAGTATTGAATAATCAACCCATAGTTCATCAAATGCCGTTGTATAAAGAAgacaattttttaataatatatcCTGGATCCAAACATacattatttttgtttggaTTATCCGATACATTATCACCACCCCAATTTAAAATCccatcaattgtttatcaaGATTCCATCACTAAACAATATCAAGCCACTAATAATAGTGAAAATGCTACTGAAGAAATATATCCAATTATTGAATCgaaaattgttaatttagatgcatttaattatttattaaaaattattttacAAAGTGTAATTGCTAATCATCCAACTATTACCATTAATCAAATCCCCATGTTATTAATTACTCCTAGTTTAACATGGTCAAgacaatcaattgaatatattaCTAAATATgtcattgaaaatttagAAATCACCgcatttaatattattgatttgagTCTAGCTGCAACTTTTGGAGTTGGTCAACTGACAAATTCTACTGTTGTttatgttgatgatgaaaatattcaaattgtcCCCGTTGTTGGATATCAAGCGATTAAATTTGCAGggaaattaattaaaaatgaagGTAGTATAACTATATCTCGagaattaaaacaaaatttacCTAATTTAACAtctcaacaaattgaagatttgaaaaattccGATATTTT
The sequence above is a segment of the Candida albicans SC5314 chromosome 3, complete sequence genome. Coding sequences within it:
- the FLC1 gene encoding putative flavin adenine dinucleotide transporter (Protein involved in heme uptake; putative FAD transporter, similar to S. cerevisiae Flc1; regulated by iron; macrophage-induced; mutant defective in filamentous growth; Spider biofilm induced), which gives rise to MLSSVFFSILTLLLSCFVSTTEARRKLSATSLVTCMDNSQISPSYFNVTFNPDDRSLRYALDLTTSISAYITAHVQVYAYGFLIIEKDINVCSLGWKQFCPIFPGALQIDSVQYISSEYTKQIPGIAYQVPDIDAVVKLVVKERDSGDTLSCLQANFSNGKTISQTGVKWATACIAGLGLIVAAMLSTFGNSNAASHISANSLSLFLYFQSVVVVSMQAVERVPPIASAWSENLAWSMGLIRIQFMQNIFRWYIQSTGGSPTTYFISSTKQVLVQKHKRSLDYVAGVAKRSLEYALRSHSNLYVLRGIKRIGYNSKIEPTSIVATGYTWFVLIGYLLVVLLVLVKSVIILLTRAKKINPRTFNSFRGSFPNLIKGSLLRYIAIGSTQLIIFSLWEFTQNDSPAMVVLAVLFVLLLLGVLGWSYFNVMKIGRQSIRTYNNPAALLYGDNKVLQKWGFCYTMFHANKYWFGVVLMGYNVFKALFIAFCQDAGKVSVLPIFVADLAYTIYLIWTGPYLNKPTNVINYMMSIVTTINSFLFLFFSDLFGQPAPVASIMGWVFFILNAAFSLILLILVIVFVLLSVMSKNPDARFAPAKDDRFSFQRKSSIKHKSLTEKTGFSNTNGGHGGVGGGDEELTALGVAAQDHSADWESQMYKLNDLSLDEEDDSRTNQDFVRPDKTRELTSDYDDDTSFTNEDNTRVVNNEEDKNKKLAEKWKSKISRKLSKKKSLKDKNNNTPTTTNNNITTVRRLSDTLLNDERDSNEKREENDELSPITHPYNQSTSFNNHKREHSTTSTISNNNPTHTKGFI
- a CDS encoding uncharacterized protein (Ortholog(s) have prospore membrane localization) codes for the protein MDKVLFIIHFLLYNIPLIHCKLFYNQQHKICNPKQSTPFFPFTGFKITRQYKISGYTLPVSMHFITISHCNHGQLDYQKVIRTDSSGKIDWGKPFCMLKPKLGEMLTLPDHDTIGDPETQDYHNTEETDDFIIGIFGFIMYKGNKLSRLLRKKIDIQLEKLTNGKWLEYTGKNKNLHQEDLMMTKDPQASLQWESKNLVCYKMARRKKYAKRKFDFYMPHTFVGGLFECILPMDLKQQIFHQFTSSDLIFQQIQIQCDPNLSRPISPLIAEDSTTQWFENKLYNIVNPGIIQTIPYLTTSTPLNLRFSTSETPDMFKDSWATKIEVNENYVYLEADIHLISRAIALSSDLLNKLISPIDFNQLIKSYNKANERENPDMEEFLQDITWTQKIHLWLSTIDRKISNQILTQIERFWNDIE